A single genomic interval of Cucumis sativus cultivar 9930 chromosome 5, Cucumber_9930_V3, whole genome shotgun sequence harbors:
- the LOC101209394 gene encoding uncharacterized protein LOC101209394 isoform X1: MGLCGSKPEGCVRGRLVPSGKRNRRRRRRGIKRRTSSLKLDSTSAPNRPHSTPTCAARGSVDAAWFDSTSVLDSEFDDEFYSVREDVFSLNGSEFASRLSVSSPKHRNNKEHNENTATILARRSSDCRNDLTSIFVDEVSTEGENGKGGEAAESNNCGILPNTCLPYLAAAGPSVEKRRQTNQGAPNPNLRRKASSKLSFKLKEGHSDPTIFSPRAPLQKLIAGTSVPHCPIGKRMPNCWSPIDPSVFKVRGKNYFRDKKKEFAQNCAAYYPIGADVFLSQRKIDHIARFVELPAINPAGDVPSILVVNVQVPLYPATIFQGENDGEGMSVVMYFKLSESYLKELPSSFQEHFTKLINDEVERVKGFPMDSIVPFRERLKIMGRVANVEDLHLSAAEKKLMNAYNEKPVLSRPQHEFYLGEKYLEIDLDMHRFSYISRKGLETFNDRLKLCILDFGLTIQGNKAEDLPEHMLCCIRLNEIDYSNYQSLNI, from the exons ATGGGACTCTGCGGCTCCAAGCCGGAAGGTTGCGTCCGAGGAAGACTGGTTCCTTCAGGAAAGAGGAATCGAAGACGGAGAAGAAGAGGTATTAAGCGCCGAACTTCTTCTTTGAAGCTTGATTCGACTTCTGCTCCTAATCGCCCTCATTCTACTCCTACATGTGCAG CTAGAGGAAGTGTAGATGCGGCATGGTTTGATTCTACTTCCGTCCTTGATTCTGAATTCGATGACGAGTTTTATAGCGTTCGTGAAG ATGTATTCTCTTTAAATGGCTCTGAGTTCGCATCCAGATTAAGTGTTTCATCTCCAAAGCATCGAAACAATAAAGAACATAATGAAAATACTGCGACAATTCTAGCTAGGAGATCTAGTGATTGTAGAAATGATTTGACCTCCATTTTTGTAGATGAAGTTTCCACAGAGGGTGAAAATGGTAAAGGAGGTGAGGCTGCTGAGTCGAATAATTGTGGGATTCTTCCAAATACTTGTTTGCCATATCTGGCTGCTGCTGGACCCTCAGTTGAAAAGAGGAGACAAACAAACCAAGGAGCCCCAAATCCAAATCTAAGGAGAAAAGCGTCGTCAAAACTCTCATTTAAATTGAAGGAAGGACATAGTGATCCGACGATAT TTTCACCGAGGGCACCTTTACAAAAACTAATAGCTGGCACTTCAGTTCCGCACTGTCCAATAGGGAAGAGAATGCCCAATTGCTGGTCACCAATTGACCCCAgtgtttttaaagttcgagGGAAGAATTATTTTAG aGATAAGAAGAAAGAGTTTGCTCAAAATTGTGCTGCATATTATCCCATTGGAGCTGATGTCTTCTTGTCTCAGAGAAAGATTGATCATATTGCCCGTTTTGTGGAACTTCCTGCCATAAATCCAGCTGGAGATGTCCCTTCTATTCTTGTAGTAAACGTTCAG GTACCATTGTATCCTGCTACAATCTTTCAAGGAGAAAATGATGGTGAAGGAATGAGCGTGGTGATGTACTTTAAGCTATCCGAGAGTTATTTGAAGGAACTTCCAAGTTCTTTCCAGGAACATTTTACT aaattaattaatgatgaaGTCGAAAGGGTTAAAGGTTTCCCTATGGATAGCATTGTACCCTTCAGGgaaagattgaaaattatGGGGCGAGTGGCAAATGTGGAGGACCTTCATTTGAGCGCAGCTGAGAAGAAGCTTATGAATGCGTACAATGAAAAACCTGTCCTCTCACGACCTCAACACGAGTTTTACTTG GGGGAGAAATACTTGGAAATCGATTTGGACATGCACAGATTTAGCTACATTTCAAGAAAAGGTCTCGAAACGTTTAACGATAGACTGAAGCTGTGTATCTTGGATTTTGGCTTGACAATTCAG GGAAACAAGGCAGAAGACTTACCAGAACATATGTTATGTTGTATTCGATTAAACGAAATCGATTACTCCAACTATCAGTCATTGAACATATAA
- the LOC101209883 gene encoding uncharacterized protein LOC101209883 has protein sequence MAVSSLPVLSSLSASANISDVTSFSLNSPLSNICSKPSAHPSSSIIVCSYKSGNHTVTERKKKLLEQYGLDPNEFLSEPSTNRRREMRKTGKGKQIFPEDPKPQRQTHKLLQVLGGSARRMKLLSPKGLDVRPMMEVVKGAAFDILQAAGGCPASLRPGRWLDLYSGTGSVGIEAMSRGCSEVHFVEMDPWVVSDVLRPNLESTGFFDVSVIHTIRVENFIERADQLIGTERPFDYISVTPPYTQVDYGVLMGQLSKSALVGEDTFIVVEYPLRTDMLESCGCLTKITDRRFGRTHLAIYGPKWAEKKKKEKKLN, from the exons ATGGCGGTTTCTTCGCTCCCGGTTCTTTCTTCATTGAGCGCCAGCGCTAACATCTCTGATGTTACCTCGTTTTCGCTGAATAGCCCACTCAGTAATATCTGTTCCAAACCGAGCGCTCATCCTTCGTCTTCTATCATCGTTTGTTCTTACA AATCTGGCAACCATACGGTGACAGAGCGGAAAAAGAAGTTGTTGGAGCAATATGGACTTGATCCTAACGAGTTTTTGTCTGAACCTTCCACTAAT CGAAGAAGAGAAATGCGAAAAACGGGAAAAGGCAAGCAAATTTTTCCGGAGGATCCTAAACCTCAACGACAAACTCACAAGTTACTTCAG GTGCTTGGAGGAAGTGCTCGGAGAATGAAGCTACTCTCACCAAAGGGGTTGGATGTACGACCAATGATGGAAGTTGTGAAAGGTGCAgcttttgatattttgcaG GCTGCTGGTGGATGTCCAGCATCTTTAAGGCCTGGTCGTTGGTTAGACTTGTATAGTGGTACCGGATCAGTTGGTATTGAAGCTATGAGCCGTGGATGTTCCGAG GTGCATTTTGTTGAGATGGATCCATGGGTTGTTTCTGATGTTCTAAGGCCAAATCTGGAATCTACTGGGTTTTTTGATGTTTCGGTCATTCACACAATCCGGGTTGAGAATTTTATAGAACGAGCTGACCAACTTATTG GTACTGAAAGACCATTTGATTACATTAGTGTTACCCCACCGTACACACAAGTTGATTATGGGGTACTCATGGGGCAACTGTCAAAGTCGGCCTTAGTTGGAGAAGATACCTTCATT GTGGTTGAATATCCATTGAGGACTGACATGCTGGAATCTTGTGGATGCCTTACTAAG ATTACTGACCGGAGGTTTGGTCGGACACACTTGGCAATTTATGGACCCAAGTGGGctgagaagaaaaagaaggaaaaaaaattaaattag
- the LOC101215387 gene encoding UDP-glycosyltransferase 90A1 — MIEFPLLHLKNSKNLVMDSHSQSPQHIVIFPYMSKGHTIPLLHLLSHLRRRFPLLSLTLFTTTACRPFVSQFLSDSATHSVSVIDLYFPQNALDGLPTCVNPDTLPTELWAATELMQPEFEKRLHSLPVPATFLISDMFLSWTNESASKFGIPRIIFNGMSSYTRALTSAVVKSRVFAGGQSEDELVTVPDFPWVKITRRELNSVFWPEADPSSHQFQFIMKLLLPPIKSYGLIVNSFDELEPTFADYIRNSEKIWNIGPLCLHQYSFDVTTNCQPTQKLQMRQVTTDRPKWLEWLEEKHKQGEGILYIAFGSEAEISSEQTKEIEIGLEESGVNFLWAKKEEMEDKGFEERVKERGIIVREWVNQWEILKHGAVKGFFSHCGWNSVTESLSCGVPMLTYPLMAEQGLNARMVVDELRAGMSAVGETTLSMKGLVKGEDLKRCVRELMEGEKGKKVREKAMEISEMAKKTMTENGSSWRNLELLMQEMCNKSSLIMQTDLLPLNGRGVNYAQ, encoded by the exons ATGATCGAATTTCCATTATTACATCTCAAGAATTCCAAAAATTTAGTTATGGATTCACATTCCCAATCTCCCCAACACATTGTTATCTTCCCATACATGTCAAAAGGTCACACCATTCCTCTTCTTCACCTCCTCTCCCATCTCCGCCGCCGTTTCCCCCTCCTCTCCCTCACTCTCTTCACCACCACCGCCTGCCGTCCCTTCGTTTCCCAATTCCTCTCCGACTCCGCCACCCATTCCGTCTCCGTTATCGATCTCTATTTTCCCCAAAACGCCCTTGACGGCCTTCCCACTTGCGTCAACCCCGATACCCTCCCCACTGAACTTTGGGCCGCCACAGAGCTTATGCAGCCGGAATTCGAAAAACGCCTTCACTCCCTCCCCGTTCCAGCGACCTTCTTAATCTCCGATATGTTCTTGTCGTGGACCAACGAATCCGCTTCAAAATTTGGGATCCCTCGAATCATTTTCAACGGCATGTCCAGTTACACACGTGCCCTCACATCCGCCGTCGTGAAAAGCAGAGTGTTCGCCGGAGGTCAGTCGGAGGATGAGCTGGTCACCGTCCCTGATTTCCCTTGGGTGAAAATCACCCGCCGCGAATTGAATTCGGTTTTTTGGCCGGAAGCCGACCCGTCGAGCcatcaatttcaattcattatGAAGTTGTTATTACCACCAATCAAAAGCTATGGATTGATCGTGAATAGCTTTGACGAGCTGGAGCCCACGTTCGCCGATTACATAAGAAACAG TGAAAAGATTTGGAATATCGGACCACTTTGTCTCCACCAGTATAGCTTTGATGTCACGACAAATTGTCAACCGACTCAAAAGCTTCAAATGCGACAGGTAACGACTGACAGGCCAAAATGGCTTGAATGGTTAGAGGAAAAGCACAAGCAAGGGGAAGGGATATTGTACATTGCGTTCGGGTCAGAGGCGGAGATTTCAAGTGAACAAACGAAGGAGATAGAGATTGGGTTGGAGGAGTCAGGAGTAAATTTTCTATGggcaaaaaaagaagaaatggaagataaAGGGTTTGAAGAGAGAGTAAAAGAGAGAGGGATTATAGTAAGGGAATGGGTGAATCAATGGGAAATATTAAAACATGGAGCTGTTAAAGGGTTTTTTAGTCACTGTGGTTGGAACTCAGTGACGGAGAGTTTGAGCTGTGGAGTGCCAATGCTTACTTATCCATTAATGGCAGAGCAGGGTTTAAATGCAAGGATGGTGGTGGACGAGTTGAGGGCGGGAATGAGTGCGGTGGGGGAGACTACGTTGTCGATGAAGGGGTTAGTGAAAGGGGAGGATTTGAAGAGATGTGTAAGAGAGTTAATGGAAggagaaaaagggaaaaaggtgAGGGAGAAAGCTATGGAGATTTCAGAAATGGCGAAGAAAACCATGACAGAAAATGGATCATCGTGGAGGAATTTGGAACTGTTGATGCAGGAAATGTGCAACAAATCGTCGTTAATAATGCAGACGGATTTGCTGCCATTGAATGGACGTGGAGTAAATTATGCACAATAA
- the LOC101209394 gene encoding uncharacterized protein LOC101209394 isoform X2: MGLCGSKPEGCVRGRLVPSGKRNRRRRRRGIKRRTSSLKLDSTSAPNRPHSTPTCAARGSVDAAWFDSTSVLDSEFDDEFYSVREDEVSTEGENGKGGEAAESNNCGILPNTCLPYLAAAGPSVEKRRQTNQGAPNPNLRRKASSKLSFKLKEGHSDPTIFSPRAPLQKLIAGTSVPHCPIGKRMPNCWSPIDPSVFKVRGKNYFRDKKKEFAQNCAAYYPIGADVFLSQRKIDHIARFVELPAINPAGDVPSILVVNVQVPLYPATIFQGENDGEGMSVVMYFKLSESYLKELPSSFQEHFTKLINDEVERVKGFPMDSIVPFRERLKIMGRVANVEDLHLSAAEKKLMNAYNEKPVLSRPQHEFYLGEKYLEIDLDMHRFSYISRKGLETFNDRLKLCILDFGLTIQGNKAEDLPEHMLCCIRLNEIDYSNYQSLNI, from the exons ATGGGACTCTGCGGCTCCAAGCCGGAAGGTTGCGTCCGAGGAAGACTGGTTCCTTCAGGAAAGAGGAATCGAAGACGGAGAAGAAGAGGTATTAAGCGCCGAACTTCTTCTTTGAAGCTTGATTCGACTTCTGCTCCTAATCGCCCTCATTCTACTCCTACATGTGCAG CTAGAGGAAGTGTAGATGCGGCATGGTTTGATTCTACTTCCGTCCTTGATTCTGAATTCGATGACGAGTTTTATAGCGTTCGTGAAG ATGAAGTTTCCACAGAGGGTGAAAATGGTAAAGGAGGTGAGGCTGCTGAGTCGAATAATTGTGGGATTCTTCCAAATACTTGTTTGCCATATCTGGCTGCTGCTGGACCCTCAGTTGAAAAGAGGAGACAAACAAACCAAGGAGCCCCAAATCCAAATCTAAGGAGAAAAGCGTCGTCAAAACTCTCATTTAAATTGAAGGAAGGACATAGTGATCCGACGATAT TTTCACCGAGGGCACCTTTACAAAAACTAATAGCTGGCACTTCAGTTCCGCACTGTCCAATAGGGAAGAGAATGCCCAATTGCTGGTCACCAATTGACCCCAgtgtttttaaagttcgagGGAAGAATTATTTTAG aGATAAGAAGAAAGAGTTTGCTCAAAATTGTGCTGCATATTATCCCATTGGAGCTGATGTCTTCTTGTCTCAGAGAAAGATTGATCATATTGCCCGTTTTGTGGAACTTCCTGCCATAAATCCAGCTGGAGATGTCCCTTCTATTCTTGTAGTAAACGTTCAG GTACCATTGTATCCTGCTACAATCTTTCAAGGAGAAAATGATGGTGAAGGAATGAGCGTGGTGATGTACTTTAAGCTATCCGAGAGTTATTTGAAGGAACTTCCAAGTTCTTTCCAGGAACATTTTACT aaattaattaatgatgaaGTCGAAAGGGTTAAAGGTTTCCCTATGGATAGCATTGTACCCTTCAGGgaaagattgaaaattatGGGGCGAGTGGCAAATGTGGAGGACCTTCATTTGAGCGCAGCTGAGAAGAAGCTTATGAATGCGTACAATGAAAAACCTGTCCTCTCACGACCTCAACACGAGTTTTACTTG GGGGAGAAATACTTGGAAATCGATTTGGACATGCACAGATTTAGCTACATTTCAAGAAAAGGTCTCGAAACGTTTAACGATAGACTGAAGCTGTGTATCTTGGATTTTGGCTTGACAATTCAG GGAAACAAGGCAGAAGACTTACCAGAACATATGTTATGTTGTATTCGATTAAACGAAATCGATTACTCCAACTATCAGTCATTGAACATATAA
- the LOC101209638 gene encoding inactive LRR receptor-like serine/threonine-protein kinase BIR2 has product MKTFTFFLKWVSVSLLLLLSVSPSFSVVPEDDIRCLRGVKNALVDPIGRLSSWDFKNTSVGHLCDKFVGLSCWNDRENRILSLELKDMKLSGSISEDLQYCVSLQKLDLSGNSFSGEIPPHICEWLPYLVSMDLSNNQFTGSIPADLARCSYLNSLILSDNELSGTIPVELTSLGRLNKFSVANNQLTGTIPSFFDKFGKEDFDGNSDLCGGPVGSSCGGLSKKNLAIIIAAGVFGAAASLLLGFGLWWWYHSRMNMKRRRGYGDGISGDWADRLRAYKLVQVSLFQKPLVKVRLADLMAATNNFNSENIIVSSRTGTTYRAVLPDGSVLAIKRLNTCKLGEKLFRMEMNRLGSIRHPNLTPLLGFCVVEEEKLLVYKYMSNGTLSSLLHGNDEILDWATRFRIGLGAARGLAWLHHGCQPPFMHQNICSSVILVDEDYDARIMDFGLARLMASDSQDSSFVNGDLGELGYVAPEYPSTMVASLKGDVYGFGVVLLELITGQKPLEVTKAEEGYKGNLVDWVNQLSTSGRIKDVIDRDLCGKGNDEEILQFLKITMNCIVSRPKDRWSMYQVYQSMRTMAKDYSFPEPDDEFPLLLGKGDNDPM; this is encoded by the coding sequence ATGAAGACTTTCACCTTCTTCCTCAAATGGGTTTctgtttctcttcttcttttgctcTCTGTTTCTCCATCTTTTTCTGTAGTTCCTGAAGATGATATAAGGTGTCTTCGTGGTGTTAAGAATGCTCTTGTTGATCCTATTGGAAGACTCAGTTCATGGGATTTCAAGAACACATCTGTTGGTCATCTCTGCGACAAATTCGTTGGTCTTTCCTGTTGGAATGACCGTGAGAATCGTATTCTCAGCCTTGAACTCAAAGATATGAAGCTCTCTGGTTCGATTTCTGAAGACTTACAGTACTGTGTAAGCTTGCAGAAACTGGATCTGTCCGGGAATAGCTTTTCCGGCGAGATCCCACCTCATATTTGTGAGTGGCTTCCGTATTTGGTTAGTATGGATTTGTCTAACAATCAATTTACTGGTTCTATTCCGGCTGATCTTGCCAGATGTTCTTATCTGAATTCGTTGATTTTGTCTGATAATGAACTTTCTGGTACAATACCAGTTGAGCTTACGAGTTTGGGTAGGCTTAACAAATTTTCTGTTGCCAATAATCAACTTACTGGGACGATTCCATcattttttgataaatttgggAAGGAGGATTTTGATGGGAATAGTGATTTATGTGGAGGGCCTGTTGGATCTAGTTGTGGTGGGTTGAGTAAGAAGAATCTTGCGATTATTATAGCTGCTGGTGTGTTTGGTGCTGCAGCTTCTCTGTTGTTAGGTTTTGGGTTATGGTGGTGGTATCATTCTAGAATGAATATGAAGAGGAGAAGGGGATATGGAGATGGGATTAGTGGGGATTGGGCTGATAGATTGAGAGCTTATAAGCTTGTTCAagtttctttgtttcaaaagCCTCTTGTGAAAGTTAGATTGGCTGATTTGATGGCTGCTACTAACAATTTCAATTCGGAAAACATTATAGTTTCTTCTAGAACAGGGACTACATATAGAGCTGTTCTTCCAGATGGTTCTGTACTTGCTATTAAGCGGCTCAATACTTGCAAGCTCGGCGAGAAGCTGTTTCGCATGGAGATGAATCGACTAGGATCGATAAGGCACCCAAATTTGACACCCCTTTTGGGCTTTTGTGTTGTGGAAGAGGAAAAGCTTTTGGTTTATAAGTATATGTCTAATGGGACTTTGTCTTCTTTGTTACATGGAAATGATGAGATATTGGATTGGGCAACTAGGTTTAGGATTGGTCTTGGTGCAGCTAGAGGTCTGGCTTGGCTTCACCATGGATGCCAACCCCCATTTATGCATCAAAACATATGCTCTAGTGTAATTCTTGTGGATGAAGATTATGATGCTAGGATCATGGATTTTGGATTGGCAAGATTGATGGCTTCAGATTCTCAAGACAGTAGTTTTGTTAATGGAGATTTAGGGGAACTGGGCTACGTTGCTCCCGAATACCCAAGCACAATGGTTGCTTCTCTGAAAGGGGATGTTTATGGATTTGGAGTTGTGCTTTTGGAGTTGATCACTGGCCAGAAACCTCTAGAAGTCACCAAAGCCGAGGAAGGCTACAAGGGTAACTTGGTGGATTGGGTTAATCAGCTAAGTACGTCGGGTCGAATTAAGGATGTAATTGATAGAGATCTTTGTGGGAAAGGGAATGATGAAGAGATCTTACAATTTCTGAAAATTACAATGAATTGCATTGTTTCTCGACCTAAAGACAGGTGGTCTATGTATCAAGTTTATCAATCAATGAGAACCATGGCTAAAGACTACAGTTTCCCCGAACCAGATGATGAATTCCCACTTTTACTTGGCAAGGGAGATAACGATCCCATGTAG